GGATACGATTGGAAAAAGTGTTGAAGGCAGAAATCTATATATGATAAAGATAGGGGAAGGACCAAGAGAAGTTTTCTATAATGGAGCGCATCATTCTAACGAATGGATTACTGCACCCGTTTTAATGAAATGGATTGAACAATTTTCTAAGGCATTTGCCATGGATGGCATTATAAGAGGATATCCTGCGAGGACTATATGGGAACAAGCCACGATCTATATCGTTCCAATGGTAAATCCTGATGGTGTAGAATTGGTTATTAATGGCGTATCTCCGGATAACCCAAGATACAATGAGCTCATTGAATGGAATGATGGCAGCAGTGATTTTGACAGATGGAAGGCGAATATTAGAGGAGTTGACTTAAATCGCAACTATGACGCATCTTGGGAAGAATTTAAAGAAATGGAAGAAAGTTTAGGAGTGGATGGACCAGGACCCTATTTATATGGTGGTCCAAATCCGGAATCCGAGCCAGAATCCAAGGCGGTAGCCGATTTTACAAGAGCACATGATTTTCGCCTGGTACTTGCATATCATACCCAGGGAGAAGTCATCTTCTGGACCTATAGAAACCTTCAGCCTTCGGAAGCATTGAAAATAGGAGAGATGTTTGCAGCGGTCAGCGGATATACCCTTGATGAACCGGTTGGTGCTGCCCTGTATGCCGGATATAAAGATTGGTTTATCAAAGAATATAGAAGGCCAGGATATACAATCGAGGTAGGAAGAGGGGAAAATCCATTGCCTATTTCACAATTCGATGAAATCTATGAAGCGAACGAAGAACTTTTGCTATTGGCTGCTTTAGTCTAAATTATTTTACTGAAATTAAATTAAAAATGTATATAAAATGGATCGAAGCTCTCCACATGGAGAGTTTTTTGTTATATGGATAATTTCTCCAAATTTCCTATGCGATAAAAAGATGAAATAAGAAAGTTCGTCCTGCTTAGGACCAAACTTTCTTAATTTCAGTGGCGAGACGTAGTCACTCTCTTGTTTGTACGATTCGTGCCTGGATTTAGTTTGATAAAACAATAATTATGTTATAATAGGTTATAGCTAAGATAAAGCAAAGAACTGTTTTCATTTTGTAGAATGAAATTCTTTAGATTAGGAGTGACTGGTTTGATCGAAAAAGATAAAAAGCAAGTATTAAATCTTTTAAAAACTGCAAGAGGACAATTGGATGGCATTATCCGTATGGTTGAAGAAGACAGATACTGTATAGATATATCCAAACAAATTTTGGCAGTACAGGCATTGCTTAAAAAAAGCAATCTTACCGTATTAAAGCAACATATTCACGGCTGTGTAAGACGTGCCCTTTTGAATGGCGAAGGAGAAGAAAAAATTGAAGAAATTATCACGATTTTAGACAAATATATGAAATAAAATGTACTTGTTCAAGAATTGTTCATAATTTTTTCATATTTATATATTATAATATACCATGAGCATATTTTATTCTAATGAACAAGGAAGTGAATGGTTATGGAATGCCCTGTGTGTGGAAACCAACGTTTGGGTATATTAGGAAGAATCAGATATTATTGTCCTCATTGTAATCTTGAAATCGTGGTAAAAGATAGTATACTGGAAATTTATGAAATAAAAGAAGACGGAGAGTTAATACTTATTAAGCAGCAAAAAAAGGCATCGTAGTGTAGAGAGGAGATCATAAAATGGATATACTTAGTAATCTTTTGTGGATGATTGCAATATGGTGGATGTTGTCGAGAATGCTTAGAACTGTCAGACTTATTCAGCATCAGAGGCTGCTTCAGGAAAAAAAGGAAAATCAAATGCATTTTGAACAGTCAGATATGCAATCAAACTATAAACAGCAGTCAGAAGTTCCTTTAGAAATGGTTGAAGATCCGGTTTGTGGCAAGTTTGTTGAGAAACATCGGGGGTATCAACTTTCACGAGGGACAGAGACTTTTTATTTTTGCAGTTGGGATTGCCGTGAAAAATTTATTAAGGAACATTTAAAGCAGCCCGAATAAGTGGGGCTGCTTTTTGATCATAATACTAATAAAAAAGGGAGTGGCAAAATGAAGAAAATTGCCATTGTAACAGGCGCTTCCTCAGGTCTGGGGAAGGACTTTGTCAGACAGCTGGACAGAAAATATGAATTAGACGAAATCTGGATGATTGCTCGAAGAAAAGAAAAAATGAAGAAATTAGCTCACAGCCTAAAAAACTCAAAGGGAGTAGTCATTGGAGCAGATTTATCACGACGAGAAGAAATAAATAAAGTTATTAATAAATTAAATGATGAAAAGCCAAGAGTGTTATTTCTTGTGAACAGTGCTGGCTTTGGAAAAATTGGATCATTTATTGAATTAGGGTTAGATGAGCAGCTGGATATGATCGATTTAAATATTAAAGCACTGACAGCCATGACATATAACGTCCTTCCTTATATGAGCAAGGGCTCTAAAATTATTCAAATTGCTTCTTCGGCAGCTTTTTTGCCACAGCCGGGATTTAATATTTATTCAGCTACGAAAGCATATGTTTTTCATTTCAGCAAGGCTTTGGGCATTGAACTCAAAAATAAAGGCATCGGAGTGTTGGCGGTATGTCCCGGTCCGGTGAAAACAGAATTTTTTAAAGTGGCATCTTCGAAAGGAAAACCTTTAGATTGGAAGTCTAAGTTTATGGTTCAATCAAAGGATGTAGTGGCTCAGGCATTAAAAGATTCAGAACAAAATAAGATGGAATCTGTTTATGGAGTCACAATGAAGTTGTTTAAGATTGTTTCAAGAATCATTCCCCATAGGATGATTTTAAAGATGTTTAAATGGAATTAAGTATATCATTTATGTATTGGTATATACTTTATTAGAGAATTTAAAACAACAATAGAAATATAGGAGATGAATATATGGAATTAAATAGTGTAGTACATGGATTTAAGCTGATTGAGGAAAAGCAAGTTAAAGAACTTAATTCTACAGCTCGTATTTTTATCCATGAAAAAAGCGGCGCTAAATTATTACATTTAGAAAATGATGATGAAAATAAGGTATTTGCAATTACCTTTAGAACCCCGCCCGCTGATAGTACAGGACTGCCACATATATTAGAGCATTCTGTATTATGCGGTTCCAGAAAATTTCCCACTAAAGACCCCTTTGTAGAATTGGCCAAAGGCTCATTAAATACATATTTAAACGCTATGACTTTTCCGGATAAAACGATGTATCCAATTGCCAGTACCAATGAAAAAGACTTTATGAACTTAATGGATGTATATCTCGATGCGGTATTTTATCCAAACATATATAAATATCCTGAAATACTTATGCAAGAAGGCTGGCATTATGAATTAGAGAATGAAGACGATGAACTGACTTATAAGGGAGTTGTTTATAATGAAATGAAAGGAGCTTTTTCATCTCCCGAAGCCATTCTTTTTAGAAAGATCCAAGAATCTGTATTGCCCGACACGCCTTATGGAGTAGAATCGGGAGGAGACCCGGAGTATATTCCGGATTTAACTTATGAGGATTTTCTTGCTTTTCACAAAAAATATTATCATCCTTCCAATAGCTTTATATATCTTTATGGCAATGGAAATTTAGAAGAGCAGCTTCAGTTCATCGATCAAGAATATCTCAGTAATTTTGACAAACAGGATATTGATTCTTCAATTCCGATCCAAGAATCTTTTGATAAAATAAAAGAGATCAATGTGGAATATCCTATATCCCCCGAAGAAGGAGAACAAGGGAAAACTTTTTTAAGTTTAAATTATGCCA
The genomic region above belongs to Defluviitalea saccharophila and contains:
- a CDS encoding metal-sensing transcriptional repressor, with amino-acid sequence MEKDKKQVLNLLKTARGQLDGIIRMVEEDRYCIDISKQILAVQALLKKSNLTVLKQHIHGCVRRALLNGEGEEKIEEIITILDKYMK
- a CDS encoding SDR family NAD(P)-dependent oxidoreductase; the protein is MKKIAIVTGASSGLGKDFVRQLDRKYELDEIWMIARRKEKMKKLAHSLKNSKGVVIGADLSRREEINKVINKLNDEKPRVLFLVNSAGFGKIGSFIELGLDEQLDMIDLNIKALTAMTYNVLPYMSKGSKIIQIASSAAFLPQPGFNIYSATKAYVFHFSKALGIELKNKGIGVLAVCPGPVKTEFFKVASSKGKPLDWKSKFMVQSKDVVAQALKDSEQNKMESVYGVTMKLFKIVSRIIPHRMILKMFKWN
- a CDS encoding M14 family metallopeptidase produces the protein MAEIQSILKLIGYNIDSIDGIFGENTEQAVKAFQRNNGLTADGVIGPRTYEKLEPFLLGYALYTIKPGDTLYKIANQFSTSVYSITTANPGLNPFFLNVGEEIIVPFGFDVVQTNIPYTYDVMEKDIRGLAMRYPFLTVDTIGKSVEGRNLYMIKIGEGPREVFYNGAHHSNEWITAPVLMKWIEQFSKAFAMDGIIRGYPARTIWEQATIYIVPMVNPDGVELVINGVSPDNPRYNELIEWNDGSSDFDRWKANIRGVDLNRNYDASWEEFKEMEESLGVDGPGPYLYGGPNPESEPESKAVADFTRAHDFRLVLAYHTQGEVIFWTYRNLQPSEALKIGEMFAAVSGYTLDEPVGAALYAGYKDWFIKEYRRPGYTIEVGRGENPLPISQFDEIYEANEELLLLAALV